The Oncorhynchus kisutch isolate 150728-3 linkage group LG20, Okis_V2, whole genome shotgun sequence genome has a segment encoding these proteins:
- the LOC116355537 gene encoding PAX-interacting protein 1-like, with product MAVMIGIAFSVSWLCCLLIGGISCSTSEGDRSPALDSNAAWLYAGSLRSLGYGNYKSPKSQMQAQQKHPAAILRKELAPISQQPQQVWYPVQMPLHQKQLAAEAQQQRQPTAVPQQVWHQAHMLTHKQPTAVPQQVWHQAHMLMHKQPTAVPQQVWHRAQMPLLQKKLTAMTQQVWHPPHMALQQKQPTAVPQQLWHPAQIPLQQKQPTTVPQQVWHPDQMPLQQKQLTAVPQQVWHPAQMPLQTTAVPQQVWHPNQMLQKQPTAVPQQVWHPAQMPLQPTAVPQQVWHPSQMPLQQKQPTAVPQQVWHPSQMPLQQKQPTAVPQQVWHPQMPLQQKQLTTVPQQVWHPAQMQQKQPTAVPQQVWHPSQMPLQQKQPTAVPQQVWHPAQMQQKQPTAVPQQVWHPPQMALRQKQMTAVPQQVWHPPQMALRQKQMTAVPQQAWHPAQFPQQKQLVPMSLLQKEPTTIAQQPPLVWHPSQFPQQKELAVEPQQQKELAVEPQQVRYPAQMAQQLPNPIPQQLWHVGQISQQQLAPLSQQKHYERTEDDASGSSQASIEQSGVIPISSYSSKSHYKNGRTVFSRISYTPREAMPVDSGNAPKDGYVGIGAPSIYPTLVKDSARKM from the exons ATGGCCGTGATGATTGGAATCGCTTTCAG CGTTTCTTGGCTTTGTTGCCTGCTAATTGGAGGGATATCGTGTTCTACATCAGAAG GTGATCGGTCTCCTGCACTGGATTCTAATGCAGCATGGCTCTATGCAGGATCACTTCGGTCTCTAGGATATGGCAATTATAAGTCTCCAAAATCTCAAATGCAAGCGCAACAGAAACATCCGGCCGCCATCCTGCGGAAGGAACTGGCCCCCATCTCCCAGCAACCTCAGCAAGTGTGGTATCCAGTTCAAATGCCCCTGCATCAGAAGCAACTGGCCGCAGAAGCTCAGCAGCAGaggcaaccgaccgccgtgccccagcaagtgtggcatcaagCTCACATGCTGACGCATAAGCAACCGACCGcggtgccccagcaagtgtggcatcaagCTCACATGCTGATGCataagcaaccgaccgccgtgccccagcaagtgtggcatagAGCTCAAATGCCCCTGCTGCAGAAGAAACTGACCGCCATgacccagcaagtgtggcatcctcctcacatggccctgcagcagaagcaaccgaccgccgtgccccagcaattgtggcatcctgctcaaattcccctgcagcagaagcaaccgaccaccgtgccccagcaagtgtggcatcctgatcaaatgcccctgcagcagaagcaactgaccgccgtgccccagcaagtgtggcatcctgctcaaatgcccctgcaaacaaccgctgtgccccagcaagtgtggcatcctaaTCAAATgctgcagaagcaaccgaccgctgtgccccagcaagtgtggcatcctgctcaaatgcccctgcaaCCAACCGcagtgccccagcaagtgtggcatccttctcaaatgcccctgcagcagaagcaaccgaccgccgtgccccagcaagtatggcatccttctcaaatgcccctgcagcagaagcaaccgactgccgtgccccagcaagtgtggcatcctcaaatgcccctgcagcagaagcaactgacgaccgtgccccagcaagtgtggcatccagctcaaatgcagcagaagcaaccgactgccgtgccccagcaagtgtggcatccttctcaaatgcctctgcagcagaagcaaccgactgccgtgccccagcaagtgtggcatccagctcaaatgcagcagaagcaaccgactgccgtgccccagcaagtgtggcatcctcctcAAATGGCCCTGAGGCAGAAGCAAATGACcgctgtgccccagcaagtgtggcatcctcctcAAATGGCCCTGAGGCAGAAGCAAATGACCGCTGTGCCCCAGCAAGCATGGCATCCTGCTCAGTTTCCCCAGCAGAAGCAACTGGTCCCTATGTCTCTACTGCAGAAGGAACCAACCACCATAGCCCAGCAACCTCCGCTCGTGTGGCATCCATCTCAATTTCcccagcagaaggaactggcagtcgagccccagcagcagaaggaactggcagtcgagcctcAGCAAGTGAGGTATCCAGCTCAAATGGCCCAGCAGCTACCCAACCCCATTCCTCAGCAATTATGGCATGTAGGGCAAATTTCCCAGCAGCAACTGGCCCCATTGTCTCAGCAGAAGCACTACGAAAGAACTGAAGATGATGCCTCTGGTAGTTCTCAGGCCAGCATTGAACAGTCAGGTGTCATCCCAATCTCTTCCTACAGTTCCAAATCGCACTACAAGAATGGCAGAACTGTCTTTTCCCGAATCAGCTACACTCCTAGGGAGGCAATGCCTGTTGACAGTGGAAATGCTCCCAAGGACGGTTATGTTGGCATTGGTGCACCAAGCATATATCCAACACTAGTGAAGGATTCTGCAAG GAAAATGTAA